The Agromyces sp. G08B096 DNA window TGACCCAGTTCAAAGACAAGTCCGCACGTCACGGCGCGGATGCCACCACGGTCGGCCTCTTCACCTACCCGGTCCTGATGGCGGCCGACATCCTGCTCTACGACACGACCCTCGTGCCCGTCGGCGATGACCAGCGCCAGCACCTCGAGCTCACCCGAGACCTCGCCGGCCGGTTCAATTCGCGGTTCGGCGACACCTTCGTGCGGCCGGAGGCGTACATTCCCGAGGAGTCGGCGCGCATCTACGACCTGCAGGACCCCGCCATCAAGATGTCGAAGTCGGCCTCGAGCGAGGCGGGCCTCGTCCGGCTCCTCGACGAGCCCGCGGTCACGGCGAAGAAGATCAAGAGCGCGGTCACCGATGCCGAGCGCGAGATCCGGTACGACGTCGCCGCGAAGCCCGGCATCTCGAACCTGCTCGACATCTACGCGACCGTCACGGGCCGCTCGATCCCCGAGCTCGAGGCCGAGTACGCGGGGCGCGGCTACGGCGACCTGAAAAAGGACCTCGCCGAGGTGGTCGTCGATCGCATCGCTCCGATCCGGGCCCGCACCCTCGAGCTCATGGAGGACCCGGCCGAGCTCGACCGGCTCCTCGCACTCGGCGCCGACAAGGCGGCGGAGCGGGCCGAGCGCAAGCTCGCCGACGTGTACGACCGCGTCGGCTTCGTCCGCCGGCGCTGACGTGGTCAGCCGCACCGGCTCGCGGGTGCGCGAGCCGTCACCCGTCGTCCTGTTCGACCTCGACGACACGCTCATGGCGCATCGAGAGGCGGTCGAGTCGGGCATACTCCTTCACGCCGGCGAGCTCGGGTACATCCCCGACCCCGACGCCGCGGCCATGCAGCGCCTCTGGTACGAGCTCGAGGAACGGCACTACCACGCCTACCTCGCGGGCGAGCTGAGCTTCGAGGGCCAGCGGAGGGCTCGCGCGCGCGACTTCGCGGCGGCGCACGGCGTCGACCTCGACGACGACGCGGCCGGAGCCTGGTTCGCGACGTACTTCGAGCGCTATCGCGAATCGTGGTCGCTTCACGACGATGCGCTGCCCACCCTCGACGCGCTCGAGCGCGAGCTCCCGGGCGTGCGCTTCGGCATCATCACGAACGGCGAACTCGAGTTCCAGACGGCGAAGCTCGTGCGGCTCGAACTCCCCGGGCGGTTCTCCCATGTGGTCGCCTCCGGCGCGGTCGGCGTCACGAAGCCCGACGCCGCGATCTTCCGTCACGCGATCGAACGCTTCGCCGCCGACGCCCCGGTCGGCGCGGCCGCGTACGTCGGCGACCGGCTCCGCACCGACGCGATCGGCGCGGCGCATGCCGGGCTGCTCGGCGTCTGGCTGAACCGCCGCGGCGTCACCCCGACGGCCGACGAGGCCGCCGACGCCGAGGCATCCGGCGTGGTGGAGATCACGCGACTCGCCGAACTGCCCGCGCTGCTGGCCGACCGCTGGTGACGAACGGACGACGCGGGCCGGCCACCTGGAGGTGCCCGGCCCGCGTCGTTCAGTGGTCGCAGCGCGTCAGCGCACGTCCTCGTCGACCCAGTCGAGGGTCTTCGTGACGGCCTTCTTCCAGTTGCGGTCGAGGCGCTCGCGCTCGGCCTCGTCCATCGACGGGGTCCAGCGGCGGTCCTCCTGCCAGTTGGCCCGCAGCTCGTCGAGCGTCGACCAGAAGCCCACGGCGAGGCCCGCCGCGTAGGCCGCACCGAGCGCGGTGGTCTCGGCGACCACCGGCCGGACGACCGGGACCCCCAGGATGTCGGCCTGGAACTGCAGCAGCGTGTCGTTCGCGGTGGCGCCGCCGTCGACTCGGAGCTCCGTGAGGTCGACGCCCGCGTCGGCGTTCACGGCCTCGATGACGTCGCGGGTCTGGAACGCGATCGCCTCGAGCGCCGCCCGCGCGATGTGCCCCTTGTTCACGTAGCGCGTGAGGCCGACGAGGGCGCCGCGCGCGTCGGGCCGCCAGTACGGCGCGAACAGGCCCGAGAACGCCGGCACGAAGTACGCGCCGCCGTTGTCCTCGACCGAGTTCGCGAGCTGCTCGACCTCGGCCGCTGAGGAGATCAGGCCGAGGTTGTCGCGCAGCCACTGGATGAGCGAGCCCGT harbors:
- a CDS encoding HAD family hydrolase — protein: MVSRTGSRVREPSPVVLFDLDDTLMAHREAVESGILLHAGELGYIPDPDAAAMQRLWYELEERHYHAYLAGELSFEGQRRARARDFAAAHGVDLDDDAAGAWFATYFERYRESWSLHDDALPTLDALERELPGVRFGIITNGELEFQTAKLVRLELPGRFSHVVASGAVGVTKPDAAIFRHAIERFAADAPVGAAAYVGDRLRTDAIGAAHAGLLGVWLNRRGVTPTADEAADAEASGVVEITRLAELPALLADRW
- the trpS gene encoding tryptophan--tRNA ligase encodes the protein MTTAHPIVFSGMQPSSGSLHLGNYLGALVNWVALQDRSDAIYCVVDLHAITVAQDPAELRQQTRFTAAQYLAAGIDPERSTLFVQSHVPAHAELAWVLSTITGFGEASRMTQFKDKSARHGADATTVGLFTYPVLMAADILLYDTTLVPVGDDQRQHLELTRDLAGRFNSRFGDTFVRPEAYIPEESARIYDLQDPAIKMSKSASSEAGLVRLLDEPAVTAKKIKSAVTDAEREIRYDVAAKPGISNLLDIYATVTGRSIPELEAEYAGRGYGDLKKDLAEVVVDRIAPIRARTLELMEDPAELDRLLALGADKAAERAERKLADVYDRVGFVRRR